The following coding sequences lie in one Carassius carassius chromosome 1, fCarCar2.1, whole genome shotgun sequence genomic window:
- the LOC132145467 gene encoding potassium voltage-gated channel subfamily C member 1-like isoform X1 has product MLSSVCVSSFKGRKGGNKSSNKACYSADMTCPSDSEKIVINCGGIRHETYRSTLKTLPGTRLSWLTEPDAFSNFDYDPKSDEFFFDRHPNTFAFILNYYRTGKLHCPNDVCGPLFEEELAFWGIDETDVEACCWMNYRQHRDAEEALDSFETPEPELPEDDPALTGGADGDLKRLCLQEDGRNRSWWSTWQPRIWALFEDPYSSKYARYVAFGSLLFILISISTFCLETHEAFNTIYNKTENVTVGNVTREEIVFEVVTDNWLTYVEGMCVIWFTIEVFARVIFCPDKAEFFKSSLNIIDFVAILPFYLEVGLSGLSSKAAKDVLGFLRVVRFVRILRIFKLTRHFVGLRVLGHTLRASTNEFLLLIIFLALGVLIFATMIYYAERIGADPADPTASAHTTFKNIPIGFWWAVVTMTTLGYGDMYPETWSGMLVGALCALAGVLTIAMPVPVIVNNFGMYYSLAMAKQKLPKKKNKHIPRAPQPGSPNYCKPDALAMATASPHRILGNVLGSMVVSGSMAGDCPLAQEEIIEINRADSKQNGDAANAALANEDCPTIDQVLGPDDRSPATGGLGTCTGRERYPHDRACFLLSTGEFRTTDSNVRKAAGYEKSRSLNNISGMMGAPLRLTPITPINNPPYEPYKSPGPLRRCRSPIPSIL; this is encoded by the exons ATGCTCAGTTCGGTGTGTGTCTCCTCTTTCAAAGGGCGCAAGGGTGGGAACAAGTCGTCCAACAAAGCATGTTACAGCGCAGACATGACTTGTCCGTCAGACAGCGAGAAAATAGTGATAAACTGCGGGGGGATTCGGCACGAGACGTACCGCAGCACATTGAAGACGCTGCCTGGGACGCGCTTGTCCTGGCTCACGGAGCCAGATGCGTTCAGTAACTTTGACTATGACCCCAAATCAGACGAGTTCTTCTTTGACCGCCACCCCAACACCTTTGCTTTCATCCTCAACTATTACCGCACAGGGAAGTTGCATTGTCCCAACGATGTCTGCGGTCCTCTCTTCGAGGAGGAGCTCGCGTTCTGGGGTATCGACGAGACGGACGTGGAGGCTTGCTGCTGGATGAACTACCGACAGCATCGGGACGCCGAGGAAGCGCTGGACAGCTTCGAGACGCCCGAACCGGAGCTGCCAGAGGACGACCCGGCGCTCACGGGTGGTGCGGACGGGGATTTGAAGAGGTTGTGTCTGCAGGAGGATGGCCGCAACCGCAGCTGGTGGAGTACCTGGCAGCCCCGCATCTGGGCGCTGTTTGAGGACCCCTACTCCTCCAAATACGccagg TATGTGGCGTTCGGCTCGCTCCTGTTCATCCTCATCTCCATCTCAACATTTTGCTTGGAGACACACGAGGCCTTCAACACCATCTACAATAAGACAGAGAACGTGACGGTGGGGAACGTCACACGGGAGGAGATTGTGTTTGAGGTAGTGACTGACAACTGGCTGACCTACGTGGAGGGCATGTGCGTCATCTGGTTCACCATCGAGGTGTTCGCCCGCGTCATCTTCTGCCCGGACAAGGCGGAGTTCTTCAAGAGCTCGCTGAACATCATCGACTTTGTAGCCATCCTGCCCTTTTACCTGGAGGTGGGGCTGAGCGGCCTCTCCTCGAAAGCCGCGAAAGACGTGCTGGGCTTTTTGCGTGTGGTGCGATTCGTCCGAATCCTGCGAATCTTCAAGCTCACGCGTCATTTCGTGGGGCTGAGAGTGCTGGGTCACACGCTCCGTGCCAGCACCAATGAATTCTTGCTCCTCATCATCTTCCTCGCTCTGGGGGTGCTCATCTTCGCCACCATGATCTACTACGCCGAGCGCATCGGCGCCGACCCGGCCGACCCCACGGCGAGCGCCCACACCACCTTCAAAAACATCCCTATCGGCTTCTGGTGGGCAGTGGTCACAATGACAACACTGGGCTATGGTGACATGTATCCAGAGACATGGTCTGGTATGTTAGTGGGTGCCTTGTGTGCCCTGGCGGGCGTGCTGACCATCGCCATGCCTGTGCCCGTCATTGTAAACAACTTCGGCATGTACTACTCTCTGGCCATGGCCAAGCAGAAGCTGCCCAAGAAGAAGAACAAGCACATCCCTCGGGCTCCGCAGCCTGGATCGCCCAACTACTGCAAGCCAGACGCCCTGGCCATGGCAACTGCCTCACCGCACAGGATCTTGGGTAATGTGCTGGGCAGTATGGTGGTCTCTGGAAGCATGGCAGGAGACTGTCCTCTTGCACAGGAGGAAATCATAGAGATTAAcagagcag actCGAAACAGAATGGAGATGCTGCAAACGCAGCTCTGGCTAATGAGGACTGTCCCACCATAGATCAGGTGCTGGGGCCAGATGACAGGAGTCCAGCCACCGGTGGGCTGGGGACATGCACGGGGCGTGAACGTTACCCCCACGATAGGGCCTGCTTCCTTCTCAGTACCGGAGAGTTCCGCACCACAGACAGCAATGTCAGGAAAG
- the LOC132145467 gene encoding potassium voltage-gated channel subfamily C member 1-like isoform X2, translating into MLSSVCVSSFKGRKGGNKSSNKACYSADMTCPSDSEKIVINCGGIRHETYRSTLKTLPGTRLSWLTEPDAFSNFDYDPKSDEFFFDRHPNTFAFILNYYRTGKLHCPNDVCGPLFEEELAFWGIDETDVEACCWMNYRQHRDAEEALDSFETPEPELPEDDPALTGGADGDLKRLCLQEDGRNRSWWSTWQPRIWALFEDPYSSKYARYVAFGSLLFILISISTFCLETHEAFNTIYNKTENVTVGNVTREEIVFEVVTDNWLTYVEGMCVIWFTIEVFARVIFCPDKAEFFKSSLNIIDFVAILPFYLEVGLSGLSSKAAKDVLGFLRVVRFVRILRIFKLTRHFVGLRVLGHTLRASTNEFLLLIIFLALGVLIFATMIYYAERIGADPADPTASAHTTFKNIPIGFWWAVVTMTTLGYGDMYPETWSGMLVGALCALAGVLTIAMPVPVIVNNFGMYYSLAMAKQKLPKKKNKHIPRAPQPGSPNYCKPDALAMATASPHRILDSKQNGDAANAALANEDCPTIDQVLGPDDRSPATGGLGTCTGRERYPHDRACFLLSTGEFRTTDSNVRKAAGYEKSRSLNNISGMMGAPLRLTPITPINNPPYEPYKSPGPLRRCRSPIPSIL; encoded by the exons ATGCTCAGTTCGGTGTGTGTCTCCTCTTTCAAAGGGCGCAAGGGTGGGAACAAGTCGTCCAACAAAGCATGTTACAGCGCAGACATGACTTGTCCGTCAGACAGCGAGAAAATAGTGATAAACTGCGGGGGGATTCGGCACGAGACGTACCGCAGCACATTGAAGACGCTGCCTGGGACGCGCTTGTCCTGGCTCACGGAGCCAGATGCGTTCAGTAACTTTGACTATGACCCCAAATCAGACGAGTTCTTCTTTGACCGCCACCCCAACACCTTTGCTTTCATCCTCAACTATTACCGCACAGGGAAGTTGCATTGTCCCAACGATGTCTGCGGTCCTCTCTTCGAGGAGGAGCTCGCGTTCTGGGGTATCGACGAGACGGACGTGGAGGCTTGCTGCTGGATGAACTACCGACAGCATCGGGACGCCGAGGAAGCGCTGGACAGCTTCGAGACGCCCGAACCGGAGCTGCCAGAGGACGACCCGGCGCTCACGGGTGGTGCGGACGGGGATTTGAAGAGGTTGTGTCTGCAGGAGGATGGCCGCAACCGCAGCTGGTGGAGTACCTGGCAGCCCCGCATCTGGGCGCTGTTTGAGGACCCCTACTCCTCCAAATACGccagg TATGTGGCGTTCGGCTCGCTCCTGTTCATCCTCATCTCCATCTCAACATTTTGCTTGGAGACACACGAGGCCTTCAACACCATCTACAATAAGACAGAGAACGTGACGGTGGGGAACGTCACACGGGAGGAGATTGTGTTTGAGGTAGTGACTGACAACTGGCTGACCTACGTGGAGGGCATGTGCGTCATCTGGTTCACCATCGAGGTGTTCGCCCGCGTCATCTTCTGCCCGGACAAGGCGGAGTTCTTCAAGAGCTCGCTGAACATCATCGACTTTGTAGCCATCCTGCCCTTTTACCTGGAGGTGGGGCTGAGCGGCCTCTCCTCGAAAGCCGCGAAAGACGTGCTGGGCTTTTTGCGTGTGGTGCGATTCGTCCGAATCCTGCGAATCTTCAAGCTCACGCGTCATTTCGTGGGGCTGAGAGTGCTGGGTCACACGCTCCGTGCCAGCACCAATGAATTCTTGCTCCTCATCATCTTCCTCGCTCTGGGGGTGCTCATCTTCGCCACCATGATCTACTACGCCGAGCGCATCGGCGCCGACCCGGCCGACCCCACGGCGAGCGCCCACACCACCTTCAAAAACATCCCTATCGGCTTCTGGTGGGCAGTGGTCACAATGACAACACTGGGCTATGGTGACATGTATCCAGAGACATGGTCTGGTATGTTAGTGGGTGCCTTGTGTGCCCTGGCGGGCGTGCTGACCATCGCCATGCCTGTGCCCGTCATTGTAAACAACTTCGGCATGTACTACTCTCTGGCCATGGCCAAGCAGAAGCTGCCCAAGAAGAAGAACAAGCACATCCCTCGGGCTCCGCAGCCTGGATCGCCCAACTACTGCAAGCCAGACGCCCTGGCCATGGCAACTGCCTCACCGCACAGGATCTTGG actCGAAACAGAATGGAGATGCTGCAAACGCAGCTCTGGCTAATGAGGACTGTCCCACCATAGATCAGGTGCTGGGGCCAGATGACAGGAGTCCAGCCACCGGTGGGCTGGGGACATGCACGGGGCGTGAACGTTACCCCCACGATAGGGCCTGCTTCCTTCTCAGTACCGGAGAGTTCCGCACCACAGACAGCAATGTCAGGAAAG
- the LOC132145467 gene encoding potassium voltage-gated channel subfamily C member 1-like isoform X3 codes for MLSSVCVSSFKGRKGGNKSSNKACYSADMTCPSDSEKIVINCGGIRHETYRSTLKTLPGTRLSWLTEPDAFSNFDYDPKSDEFFFDRHPNTFAFILNYYRTGKLHCPNDVCGPLFEEELAFWGIDETDVEACCWMNYRQHRDAEEALDSFETPEPELPEDDPALTGGADGDLKRLCLQEDGRNRSWWSTWQPRIWALFEDPYSSKYARYVAFGSLLFILISISTFCLETHEAFNTIYNKTENVTVGNVTREEIVFEVVTDNWLTYVEGMCVIWFTIEVFARVIFCPDKAEFFKSSLNIIDFVAILPFYLEVGLSGLSSKAAKDVLGFLRVVRFVRILRIFKLTRHFVGLRVLGHTLRASTNEFLLLIIFLALGVLIFATMIYYAERIGADPADPTASAHTTFKNIPIGFWWAVVTMTTLGYGDMYPETWSGMLVGALCALAGVLTIAMPVPVIVNNFGMYYSLAMAKQKLPKKKNKHIPRAPQPGSPNYCKPDALAMATASPHRILGNVLGSMVVSGSMAGDCPLAQEEIIEINRADSKQNGDAANAALANEDCPTIDQVLGPDDRSPATGGLGTCTGRERYPHDRACFLLSTGEFRTTDSNVRKVLSF; via the exons ATGCTCAGTTCGGTGTGTGTCTCCTCTTTCAAAGGGCGCAAGGGTGGGAACAAGTCGTCCAACAAAGCATGTTACAGCGCAGACATGACTTGTCCGTCAGACAGCGAGAAAATAGTGATAAACTGCGGGGGGATTCGGCACGAGACGTACCGCAGCACATTGAAGACGCTGCCTGGGACGCGCTTGTCCTGGCTCACGGAGCCAGATGCGTTCAGTAACTTTGACTATGACCCCAAATCAGACGAGTTCTTCTTTGACCGCCACCCCAACACCTTTGCTTTCATCCTCAACTATTACCGCACAGGGAAGTTGCATTGTCCCAACGATGTCTGCGGTCCTCTCTTCGAGGAGGAGCTCGCGTTCTGGGGTATCGACGAGACGGACGTGGAGGCTTGCTGCTGGATGAACTACCGACAGCATCGGGACGCCGAGGAAGCGCTGGACAGCTTCGAGACGCCCGAACCGGAGCTGCCAGAGGACGACCCGGCGCTCACGGGTGGTGCGGACGGGGATTTGAAGAGGTTGTGTCTGCAGGAGGATGGCCGCAACCGCAGCTGGTGGAGTACCTGGCAGCCCCGCATCTGGGCGCTGTTTGAGGACCCCTACTCCTCCAAATACGccagg TATGTGGCGTTCGGCTCGCTCCTGTTCATCCTCATCTCCATCTCAACATTTTGCTTGGAGACACACGAGGCCTTCAACACCATCTACAATAAGACAGAGAACGTGACGGTGGGGAACGTCACACGGGAGGAGATTGTGTTTGAGGTAGTGACTGACAACTGGCTGACCTACGTGGAGGGCATGTGCGTCATCTGGTTCACCATCGAGGTGTTCGCCCGCGTCATCTTCTGCCCGGACAAGGCGGAGTTCTTCAAGAGCTCGCTGAACATCATCGACTTTGTAGCCATCCTGCCCTTTTACCTGGAGGTGGGGCTGAGCGGCCTCTCCTCGAAAGCCGCGAAAGACGTGCTGGGCTTTTTGCGTGTGGTGCGATTCGTCCGAATCCTGCGAATCTTCAAGCTCACGCGTCATTTCGTGGGGCTGAGAGTGCTGGGTCACACGCTCCGTGCCAGCACCAATGAATTCTTGCTCCTCATCATCTTCCTCGCTCTGGGGGTGCTCATCTTCGCCACCATGATCTACTACGCCGAGCGCATCGGCGCCGACCCGGCCGACCCCACGGCGAGCGCCCACACCACCTTCAAAAACATCCCTATCGGCTTCTGGTGGGCAGTGGTCACAATGACAACACTGGGCTATGGTGACATGTATCCAGAGACATGGTCTGGTATGTTAGTGGGTGCCTTGTGTGCCCTGGCGGGCGTGCTGACCATCGCCATGCCTGTGCCCGTCATTGTAAACAACTTCGGCATGTACTACTCTCTGGCCATGGCCAAGCAGAAGCTGCCCAAGAAGAAGAACAAGCACATCCCTCGGGCTCCGCAGCCTGGATCGCCCAACTACTGCAAGCCAGACGCCCTGGCCATGGCAACTGCCTCACCGCACAGGATCTTGGGTAATGTGCTGGGCAGTATGGTGGTCTCTGGAAGCATGGCAGGAGACTGTCCTCTTGCACAGGAGGAAATCATAGAGATTAAcagagcag actCGAAACAGAATGGAGATGCTGCAAACGCAGCTCTGGCTAATGAGGACTGTCCCACCATAGATCAGGTGCTGGGGCCAGATGACAGGAGTCCAGCCACCGGTGGGCTGGGGACATGCACGGGGCGTGAACGTTACCCCCACGATAGGGCCTGCTTCCTTCTCAGTACCGGAGAGTTCCGCACCACAGACAGCAATGTCAGGAAAG